A genomic region of Deltaproteobacteria bacterium contains the following coding sequences:
- a CDS encoding prepilin-type N-terminal cleavage/methylation domain-containing protein yields MKRLIKSKGFTLIELMIVVAIIGILAAIAIPNFIKFQARSKQSEAKSNLKSMYTAEKAYYNEKDKYTNLLLIVGFSPERGNRYAYYSGAAANSVNRSDPSGTEVSASNAEYVSVDTFKYATATANPGYASLAGVTWQSPVATMTTVPGVQDGANCPTCGFFGAAAGNIDNDSNLDTWFVSTEDGTSGGTCPSGLAGDDAAAPGGEPFNTYNDVNCP; encoded by the coding sequence ATGAAGCGTCTGATCAAGTCCAAGGGCTTTACCCTGATCGAGCTGATGATCGTCGTCGCGATCATCGGCATCCTCGCCGCCATCGCCATCCCGAACTTCATCAAGTTCCAGGCGCGGTCCAAGCAGTCCGAGGCGAAGAGCAACCTGAAGTCCATGTATACGGCCGAGAAGGCCTATTACAACGAGAAGGACAAGTACACGAACCTGCTCCTCATCGTCGGCTTCTCCCCCGAGCGTGGTAACCGTTACGCCTACTACAGTGGCGCGGCCGCCAACTCCGTGAACCGCAGCGATCCGAGCGGCACCGAGGTCTCCGCCTCGAACGCCGAGTACGTCTCCGTCGATACCTTCAAGTACGCCACCGCGACCGCCAACCCCGGCTACGCCAGCCTGGCCGGCGTGACCTGGCAGAGCCCCGTCGCCACCATGACCACCGTCCCCGGTGTGCAGGACGGCGCGAACTGCCCGACCTGTGGCTTCTTCGGCGCCGCGGCCGGCAACATCGACAACGACTCGAACCTGGACACCTGGTTCGTCTCCACCGAGGACGGCACCTCGGGCGGCACCTGCCCCTCGGGCCTCGCCGGTGACGACGCGGCTGCCCCCGGCGGCGAGCCCTTCAACACCTACAACGACGTGAACTGCCCCTAA
- a CDS encoding ABC transporter ATP-binding protein, with amino-acid sequence MSNSPVIEIAGLRKSFRMPKKLGRSVEVLRGLDLTVNAGEVFGFLGPNGAGKSTTIKILTTLLRPSAGTVKILGEDPTHRTARQRLGYLPESPSLYDYLTGPELLRYYGALLGLDRHEAQKRADALFDRLGLPEKARNLQLRRYSKGMTQRIGLAQSLMGDPDLVILDEPVSGLDPVGRRDIRDLMFELRDQGKTVFFSTHIIPDVELVCDRVGIILDGKIVAQGAVPELIGDRLRETVVVVRGLDEASLPADLSPEIQRRSVTERVVLTVPADQAVDELLGKLLQAGASIESVQPVRAGLEDVFFEQVNDAGVTSPSSEEAAA; translated from the coding sequence ATGTCCAACTCCCCCGTCATCGAGATCGCCGGGCTCCGCAAGAGCTTCCGGATGCCCAAGAAGCTGGGCCGCAGCGTCGAGGTGCTGCGCGGCCTCGACCTCACGGTGAACGCCGGCGAGGTCTTCGGCTTCCTCGGCCCGAACGGCGCTGGCAAGAGCACCACCATCAAGATCCTCACCACCCTGCTGCGCCCCAGCGCGGGCACCGTGAAGATCCTCGGGGAGGATCCCACCCACCGCACGGCGCGCCAGCGCCTCGGCTACCTGCCCGAGTCCCCCAGCCTCTACGACTACCTCACCGGCCCCGAGCTCCTGCGCTACTACGGGGCCCTCCTGGGGCTCGACCGGCACGAGGCCCAGAAGCGCGCGGACGCCCTCTTCGACCGCCTCGGCCTGCCCGAGAAGGCGAGGAACCTCCAGCTGCGCCGCTACTCCAAGGGCATGACCCAGCGCATCGGCCTGGCCCAGTCCCTGATGGGCGACCCCGACCTCGTCATCCTCGACGAGCCGGTCTCGGGCCTGGACCCGGTGGGCCGCCGGGACATCCGCGACCTGATGTTCGAGCTGCGCGACCAGGGCAAGACCGTCTTCTTCTCGACCCACATCATCCCGGACGTCGAGCTGGTCTGTGATCGCGTCGGGATCATCCTCGACGGAAAGATCGTCGCCCAGGGCGCGGTGCCCGAGCTGATCGGCGATCGCCTCCGGGAGACCGTGGTGGTCGTGCGTGGCCTCGACGAGGCCTCGCTGCCCGCCGACCTCTCCCCCGAGATCCAGCGCCGCAGCGTCACCGAGCGGGTGGTGCTCACGGTGCCCGCCGACCAGGCGGTGGACGAGCTCCTCGGCAAGCTCCTCCAGGCCGGCGCCAGCATCGAGAGCGTCCAGCCGGTCCGCGCCGGGCTCGAGGACGTCTTCTTCGAGCAGGTGAACGACGCGGGGGTCACGAGCCCCTCGAGCGAGGAGGCCGCAGCATGA
- a CDS encoding ABC transporter permease subunit, with the protein MINSTVAIAVNTFREARRSRIFYSALVFALVMIFASSFSSEFTIATFDRVLRDAGTGAIDFFGALLAVFLGVGLVSRDIDRRTAYSVVAKPIHRWQFVVGKFIGLQAVLLVALGAMFALFLAIAALWSDDPPPYGTLFWYFALRLSALSLVVAIAVLFSTFSGTAVAAFGTLSLLVAGHLSEEFVRTSRFAESALTQWFAEAFYLLLPNFSRFGRSYEVAYGVAVEAGPAITAMLYSAAYSLALLILASVIFARRELR; encoded by the coding sequence ATGATCAACTCCACCGTGGCCATCGCCGTGAACACCTTCCGGGAGGCGCGGCGCAGCCGCATCTTCTACTCGGCGCTGGTCTTCGCCCTGGTGATGATCTTCGCCTCCTCCTTCTCCAGCGAGTTCACCATCGCGACCTTCGACCGCGTGCTGCGCGACGCCGGCACCGGCGCCATCGACTTCTTCGGCGCCCTCCTCGCGGTCTTCCTGGGCGTGGGCCTGGTGAGCCGGGACATCGACCGCCGGACGGCCTACTCGGTGGTGGCCAAGCCCATCCACCGCTGGCAGTTCGTGGTCGGCAAGTTCATCGGCCTGCAGGCGGTGCTGCTGGTCGCGCTGGGCGCGATGTTCGCGCTCTTCCTGGCGATCGCCGCCCTCTGGTCCGACGACCCGCCCCCCTACGGCACGCTCTTCTGGTACTTCGCCCTGCGCCTCTCGGCCCTCTCCCTGGTCGTGGCCATCGCGGTCCTCTTCTCGACCTTCTCCGGCACCGCGGTCGCCGCCTTCGGCACCCTCTCCCTCCTGGTCGCCGGCCACCTCTCCGAGGAGTTCGTCCGCACCTCCCGCTTCGCCGAGAGCGCCCTCACCCAGTGGTTCGCCGAGGCCTTCTACCTCCTGCTGCCCAACTTCAGCCGCTTCGGCCGCTCCTACGAGGTCGCCTACGGCGTCGCCGTCGAGGCCGGCCCCGCCATCACCGCGATGCTCTACTCGGCCGCCTACTCCCTGGCCCTGCTGATCCTCGCCTCCGTGATCTTCGCCCGCCGCGAACTGCGCTGA
- a CDS encoding sigma-54 dependent transcriptional regulator produces MARILVVDDERSMREFLSILLRKSGHEVETTGEGSEALRRVAGEEFDLVVTDLRLGDVTGIEVLEATKRYHPQTEVILVTAFATTENAIQAMKAGAYDYLTKPFKVDEVSLVVQNALERRALVRENTELKAKLATAGGGRDRLAELVGHSPAMQPIYSFIEKVAPTRSTILITGESGTGKELVARAIHARSSRAGAPFVAINCGAIPEGLIESELFGHVKGAFTGAHQDKQGIFEAGSGGTLFLDEIGDLALAMQVKLLRVLQEHKIKRVGDAREIEVDVRLVAATNRELSEDVEAGTFREDIYYRLNVLHVEVPPLRERREDIPVLAELFLARHTGADRKLTLSRPLLARLLDYRFPGNVRELENLMERAATLADGDEVTPDTLPAQVLQAAGRALGAVDKLPEEGMDLQAHLDAIELRLLQEALERCGGKKKAAAALLGLTFRSFRYRLKKLTGED; encoded by the coding sequence ATGGCACGCATCCTGGTCGTAGATGACGAACGGTCGATGAGGGAGTTCCTCTCGATCCTGCTGCGCAAGTCGGGCCACGAGGTCGAGACCACCGGCGAGGGCAGCGAGGCGCTCCGCCGCGTCGCCGGTGAGGAGTTCGACCTGGTGGTGACGGACCTCCGCCTCGGGGACGTGACGGGGATCGAGGTCCTCGAGGCCACCAAGCGCTACCACCCCCAGACCGAGGTCATCCTGGTCACGGCCTTCGCGACGACCGAGAACGCCATCCAGGCGATGAAGGCCGGCGCCTACGACTACCTCACCAAGCCCTTCAAGGTGGACGAGGTCAGCCTGGTCGTCCAGAACGCCCTCGAGCGGCGGGCGCTGGTCCGGGAGAACACCGAGCTGAAGGCGAAGCTCGCCACCGCCGGCGGCGGGCGCGATCGCCTGGCGGAGCTCGTGGGCCACAGCCCGGCGATGCAGCCCATCTACTCCTTCATCGAGAAGGTCGCGCCGACGCGCTCGACCATCCTGATCACCGGCGAGAGCGGCACGGGCAAGGAGCTGGTGGCGCGGGCGATCCACGCGCGCAGCTCACGGGCGGGCGCCCCCTTCGTGGCCATCAACTGCGGCGCGATCCCCGAGGGGCTCATCGAGAGCGAGCTCTTCGGTCACGTGAAGGGGGCCTTCACGGGCGCCCACCAGGACAAGCAGGGGATCTTCGAGGCCGGCTCGGGGGGGACGCTCTTCCTCGACGAGATCGGTGACCTCGCGCTGGCGATGCAGGTGAAGCTGCTGCGCGTGCTGCAGGAGCACAAGATCAAGCGGGTGGGGGACGCCCGCGAGATCGAGGTCGACGTCCGGCTGGTGGCGGCCACCAACCGGGAGCTCTCCGAGGACGTCGAGGCCGGGACCTTCCGGGAGGACATCTACTACCGCCTCAACGTCCTGCACGTGGAGGTGCCCCCCCTGCGCGAGCGCCGCGAGGACATCCCGGTCCTGGCGGAGCTCTTCCTGGCCCGCCACACCGGCGCCGATCGCAAGCTCACCCTCTCCCGGCCCCTCCTCGCCCGCCTCCTCGACTACCGCTTCCCCGGCAACGTGCGCGAGCTCGAGAACCTGATGGAGCGCGCGGCGACCCTCGCCGACGGCGACGAGGTCACCCCCGACACCCTGCCGGCCCAGGTCCTCCAGGCCGCCGGGCGCGCCCTGGGCGCCGTCGACAAGCTCCCCGAGGAGGGCATGGACCTGCAGGCCCACCTCGACGCGATCGAGCTGCGCCTCCTCCAGGAGGCCCTCGAGCGCTGCGGCGGCAAGAAGAAGGCCGCGGCCGCCCTCCTCGGCCTCACCTTCCGCTCCTTCCGCTACCGCCTCAAGAAGCTCACCGGCGAAGACTGA
- a CDS encoding ATP-binding protein: protein MPDSRAAELHRRLVWVTVFRAGVVAALLLATAVYAFSKQEVGLGDVLKYLFVITGVTFGQTLAYALIIRNGNPRHFLGLAYAQVVGDITLAGALLWLTGGSDSPFAFLFTYGVFNAAILLYRRGAMFAAALATLGYAFVTLSMRWGWVAPAADYLTPDNVRLARLIFSMGVNSGAFFLVAVLGAYLGEQVRQAGVRVVEAEADLAALSELHQRIVHSISSGILTLGPDQRITYLNRAGAEILEIAPAAASGKRLSELTPALEVALRDVRVGGIRSEVELEGGKVLGFAITPMGESGEEVVVFQDLTSLRVMERKVRRSERLAALGSLAAGLAHELRNPLASMSGSIELLQAEAPAEGEEATLMAIVLREIERLETLVADFLSFARPRPPDLRAVEITPLLEEVLLLMRHDPRVEEGKLELQAEAGLGVMADPEQLRQVVANLVLNAVQAKVGGAVVVRALAKEDQIVLEVVDEGPGMDAETLDHIFEPFFTTKQGGTGLGLALVHSIVEAHGGEIGVESSPGKGTIVRMILPGARREG from the coding sequence GTGCCCGACTCCCGTGCGGCGGAGCTCCACCGTCGCCTGGTCTGGGTCACCGTCTTCCGGGCGGGCGTGGTCGCCGCCCTGCTCCTGGCCACCGCGGTCTACGCCTTCTCCAAGCAGGAGGTCGGCCTCGGCGACGTCCTGAAGTACCTCTTCGTGATCACGGGGGTCACCTTCGGGCAGACCCTGGCCTATGCGCTGATCATCCGGAACGGGAACCCGCGGCACTTCCTCGGGCTCGCCTACGCGCAGGTCGTCGGAGACATCACCCTCGCCGGCGCCTTGCTCTGGCTCACCGGGGGCTCGGACTCTCCCTTCGCCTTCCTCTTCACCTACGGCGTCTTCAACGCGGCGATCCTCCTCTACCGCCGGGGGGCGATGTTCGCCGCCGCGCTGGCGACCCTGGGCTACGCCTTCGTCACGCTCTCCATGCGCTGGGGCTGGGTGGCGCCGGCAGCGGACTACCTCACCCCCGACAACGTGCGCCTCGCGCGGCTGATCTTCTCGATGGGCGTGAACAGCGGCGCCTTCTTCCTGGTGGCGGTGCTCGGGGCCTACCTCGGGGAGCAGGTCCGGCAGGCCGGCGTCAGGGTGGTCGAGGCGGAGGCCGACCTGGCCGCCCTCTCCGAGCTCCACCAGCGGATCGTGCACTCGATCTCCTCCGGCATCCTCACCCTGGGGCCCGATCAGCGGATCACCTATCTCAACCGGGCGGGCGCGGAGATCCTGGAGATCGCGCCGGCGGCGGCCAGCGGCAAGCGGCTCTCGGAGCTGACGCCGGCCCTGGAGGTCGCCCTCCGGGACGTGCGGGTCGGTGGTATCCGCAGCGAGGTCGAGCTGGAGGGAGGCAAGGTGCTGGGCTTCGCCATCACCCCGATGGGCGAGAGCGGCGAGGAGGTGGTGGTCTTCCAGGACCTGACCTCCCTGCGGGTGATGGAGCGCAAGGTGCGGCGCAGCGAGCGCCTGGCGGCCCTCGGCTCCCTGGCCGCGGGGCTCGCCCACGAGCTGCGCAACCCGCTGGCCTCGATGAGCGGCTCGATCGAGCTGCTCCAGGCCGAGGCCCCCGCGGAGGGTGAGGAGGCCACCCTGATGGCCATCGTCCTGCGGGAGATCGAGCGCCTCGAGACCCTGGTGGCCGACTTCCTCTCCTTCGCCCGCCCCCGCCCGCCGGATCTGCGCGCGGTGGAGATCACCCCGCTGCTGGAGGAGGTCCTCCTGCTGATGCGCCACGACCCGCGGGTCGAGGAGGGGAAGCTGGAGCTCCAGGCCGAGGCGGGCCTCGGGGTGATGGCCGACCCGGAGCAGCTGCGGCAGGTGGTCGCAAACCTCGTCCTCAACGCCGTGCAGGCGAAGGTGGGCGGCGCCGTGGTGGTGCGCGCCCTGGCCAAGGAGGATCAGATCGTCCTGGAGGTCGTCGACGAGGGCCCCGGCATGGACGCCGAGACCCTGGATCACATCTTCGAGCCCTTCTTCACGACCAAGCAGGGAGGCACCGGCCTGGGGCTGGCCCTCGTGCACTCCATCGTCGAGGCCCACGGTGGTGAGATCGGGGTGGAGAGCAGCCCGGGAAAGGGTACGATCGTGCGGATGATCCTCCCGGGCGCCCGGAGAGAGGGCTGA
- a CDS encoding type II secretion system F family protein, which translates to MATATAKKLPVWIWEAQTKGGEIKKGEMQAADKASVEARLRQMGLNPSKVKKKPLEIYLKMPGSSGVTRKDLVVFTRQFATMIDAGLPLVQCLDILGSQSPNMHFAKVIKTVKEKVETGATLADSLQDHPKVFDELYSQLVRAGEIGGILDTILNRLAAYIEKNDKLVRQVKGALTYPTIVLVAGIAVTVVLLIWVVPVFEKMFKDFGSALPAPTQFFVDASHFMQDYGVYALIGIACLVVAFKLFTNNPRGRIIWDAIKLKMPLFGDLFRKIAVARFSRTLGTMISSGVPVMDALEVCAKSSGNKIVESGLYKVREGISEGRTMVAPMQEVKIFPAMVVQMMGVGEATGAMDQMLAKIADFYDDEVDQAVAALTSMIEPLLMVFLGGVVGGFLIAMYLPIFGLAGAIK; encoded by the coding sequence ATGGCGACTGCGACCGCGAAGAAGCTCCCCGTCTGGATCTGGGAAGCCCAGACCAAGGGTGGCGAGATCAAGAAGGGGGAGATGCAGGCCGCCGACAAGGCGTCGGTCGAGGCGCGGCTGCGCCAGATGGGCCTCAACCCCTCCAAGGTCAAGAAGAAGCCCCTCGAGATCTACCTCAAGATGCCCGGCTCCTCGGGCGTCACGCGGAAGGACCTGGTGGTCTTCACCCGGCAGTTCGCCACGATGATCGACGCCGGTCTGCCCCTGGTGCAGTGCCTCGACATCCTCGGCAGCCAGTCGCCGAACATGCACTTCGCGAAGGTCATCAAGACGGTCAAGGAGAAGGTCGAGACCGGCGCCACCCTCGCGGACTCCCTGCAGGATCACCCCAAGGTCTTCGACGAGCTCTACAGCCAGCTGGTCCGGGCCGGTGAGATCGGCGGTATCCTCGACACCATCCTCAACCGCCTCGCGGCCTACATCGAGAAGAACGACAAGCTGGTCCGGCAGGTGAAGGGCGCCTTGACCTACCCGACCATCGTCTTGGTCGCCGGTATCGCGGTCACCGTCGTCCTGCTGATCTGGGTCGTCCCCGTCTTCGAGAAGATGTTCAAGGACTTCGGCTCGGCGCTCCCGGCGCCGACCCAGTTCTTCGTGGACGCCTCCCACTTCATGCAGGACTACGGGGTCTACGCTCTGATCGGCATCGCCTGCCTCGTGGTGGCCTTCAAGCTCTTCACCAACAACCCCCGCGGCCGGATCATCTGGGACGCCATCAAGCTGAAGATGCCCCTCTTCGGAGACCTCTTCCGGAAGATCGCCGTGGCCCGCTTCTCCCGGACCCTCGGCACCATGATCTCCTCCGGCGTGCCGGTGATGGACGCCCTGGAGGTCTGCGCCAAGTCCTCGGGCAACAAGATCGTCGAGTCCGGCCTCTACAAGGTGCGAGAGGGAATCTCCGAGGGCCGGACGATGGTCGCGCCCATGCAGGAGGTGAAGATCTTCCCGGCGATGGTCGTGCAGATGATGGGCGTCGGTGAGGCCACCGGCGCCATGGATCAGATGCTGGCGAAGATCGCCGACTTCTACGACGACGAGGTCGATCAGGCCGTGGCCGCGCTCACCTCGATGATCGAGCCGCTGCTGATGGTCTTCCTCGGCGGCGTGGTCGGCGGCTTCCTCATCGCGATGTACCTGCCGATCTTCGGGCTGGCCGGCGCGATCAAGTAG